The Lewinellaceae bacterium genome has a segment encoding these proteins:
- a CDS encoding sterol desaturase family protein, which translates to MNDIVIYAIPGFILLLLLEVWFSARYQKQWFEAKDTSSSLAMGIGSVIVGLVGKAIVFGAYSLVYHYHIFEIESTWWAWLLLVFGEDLSYYWFHRISHQSRYFWASHVVHHSSRHYNLGTALRQTWTGDLTGGFIFWLWLPLIGFHPVWVMLQQSISLLYQFWIHTEAIDKLPRPIEFLFNTPSHHRVHHASDPKYLDRNHAGIFIIWDRLFGTFQVEEEHPNYGLVKNINTFNPVKIAFMEWGSLITDAIKSGSFRNAIGYVFGPPGWSPDGSRKTSEQLRAEYLKKGKSKM; encoded by the coding sequence ATGAACGATATTGTCATATACGCCATACCGGGATTTATCCTTTTATTATTGCTGGAAGTCTGGTTTTCCGCACGTTATCAAAAACAATGGTTTGAGGCAAAAGACACCTCGAGCAGCCTGGCCATGGGTATCGGAAGCGTCATCGTCGGGCTGGTGGGAAAAGCCATCGTTTTTGGAGCTTATTCCCTGGTGTATCATTATCATATTTTTGAGATCGAATCCACCTGGTGGGCATGGTTACTGCTTGTTTTTGGGGAAGATCTTTCTTATTACTGGTTTCACAGGATATCCCACCAAAGCCGTTATTTCTGGGCCTCGCATGTGGTCCACCATTCCTCAAGACATTATAACCTGGGCACGGCACTCCGGCAAACCTGGACGGGCGACCTTACGGGCGGATTTATTTTCTGGTTGTGGCTTCCCTTGATCGGATTTCATCCGGTATGGGTGATGTTGCAGCAATCCATCAGCCTGTTGTACCAGTTTTGGATCCATACGGAGGCGATTGACAAACTACCCCGCCCCATAGAATTTCTTTTTAATACACCTTCCCATCACCGAGTGCATCATGCTTCGGATCCTAAATACCTTGACCGCAATCATGCGGGGATTTTTATAATATGGGATCGGTTGTTTGGTACCTTTCAGGTAGAAGAAGAACACCCGAATTACGGATTGGTAAAAAACATAAATACCTTCAATCCGGTGAAGATCGCCTTTATGGAGTGGGGGAGTCTGATTACAGATGCAATTAAGTCCGGATCCTTTCGTAATGCCATAGGCTATGTTTTTGGCCCTCCGGGATGGAGCCCTGACGGATCGAGAAAGACCAGTGAGCAGTTAAGAGCGGAATACCTAAAGAAAGGAAAAAGTAAAATGTAA
- a CDS encoding cysteine synthase family protein: protein MYSKNVLATIGNTPLIELRRVCESIPAKVLGKVEAFNPGQSAKDRIALYMVEQAEKQGKLKPGTTIVEATSGNTGYSLAMVAALKGYKCVLTVTSKASQEKLSLLRALGAEVVICPADAEPEDPQSYYSRAEQLAEEIPGAYYLRQNFNLDNSKAHYYSTGPEIWKQTEGRITHYVCCAGTGGTLSGTAQYLKEKNPDIKIIGVDAYGSVLKHFWETGEFDEGEIYPWKVEGLGKTIIPDNVNFDLLDDFIKVTDRKSAQRARSMARKEGLLLGYSSGAALEAVFKIKDQLKPTDVVVALFPDHGSRYLGKIYNDEWMKQQGFMPATEEEESPYSYTKLKRIYKVYRRKYGRYFRVTR from the coding sequence ATGTATTCGAAAAACGTTTTAGCAACTATCGGCAACACTCCTTTGATTGAACTTAGGAGAGTATGTGAAAGCATTCCCGCCAAAGTATTGGGCAAAGTGGAGGCCTTCAATCCCGGTCAGTCAGCCAAGGATCGCATTGCGCTTTATATGGTTGAACAGGCGGAAAAACAAGGCAAGCTCAAGCCCGGAACCACTATTGTTGAAGCTACTTCCGGAAACACCGGGTACAGTCTGGCCATGGTGGCCGCGCTGAAAGGCTACAAATGTGTGCTCACGGTCACCAGCAAAGCCTCACAGGAAAAACTCTCCCTGCTTCGTGCTTTAGGTGCCGAAGTCGTTATTTGTCCTGCGGATGCGGAACCTGAGGATCCTCAATCCTACTATTCCCGTGCGGAGCAACTGGCGGAAGAAATCCCGGGTGCTTATTACCTGAGACAAAATTTTAACCTGGATAATTCAAAGGCTCATTACTATTCTACAGGGCCTGAAATCTGGAAACAAACGGAAGGCCGCATAACGCACTATGTTTGTTGCGCAGGAACCGGCGGTACCCTTTCAGGTACAGCTCAATATCTCAAAGAGAAAAACCCTGACATCAAGATTATTGGTGTAGATGCTTATGGTTCCGTACTGAAACATTTTTGGGAAACAGGAGAATTCGACGAAGGAGAGATCTACCCATGGAAAGTGGAAGGATTGGGCAAAACCATCATCCCCGATAACGTCAATTTCGACCTTCTCGATGATTTCATCAAAGTTACAGACCGAAAAAGTGCCCAGCGCGCGCGCTCCATGGCCAGAAAGGAAGGCCTCCTGCTCGGATATTCAAGCGGGGCAGCCCTCGAAGCTGTTTTTAAAATAAAAGACCAGCTCAAACCTACTGATGTCGTCGTCGCTTTGTTCCCGGATCACGGTAGCCGTTATCTCGGAAAAATCTATAACGATGAATGGATGAAACAACAAGGGTTTATGCCCGCTACAGAAGAAGAAGAATCTCCTTACAGCTACACCAAGTTGAAAAGGATTTATAAAGTTTACCGAAGAAAATACGGTCGCTATTTCAGGGTAACCCGCTAA
- a CDS encoding NUDIX domain-containing protein produces the protein MPDFKISLKARLILYHKGKILLLKQTKPNGGNYTLVGGNVESREYALEALIRESYEEAGIIIREKDLSLVHVMQKNKGKEQRVVLYFKAKKWEGEIESREPHKFADVKWFPLDELPRNITGTVKQALKAYRNGIMYSQMDK, from the coding sequence ATGCCCGATTTTAAAATATCGTTAAAAGCACGATTAATCCTGTATCATAAAGGAAAAATTCTTTTGTTAAAACAAACCAAGCCCAATGGAGGCAATTATACGCTGGTAGGAGGGAATGTTGAAAGCCGCGAATATGCATTGGAAGCCCTGATACGGGAGAGTTACGAAGAAGCAGGGATTATCATCCGGGAAAAGGATTTGTCTCTGGTTCACGTAATGCAAAAAAATAAAGGAAAAGAGCAGCGAGTTGTTTTGTATTTTAAGGCAAAGAAATGGGAAGGGGAGATTGAGTCCAGGGAGCCTCATAAATTTGCTGATGTAAAATGGTTTCCGCTCGATGAACTTCCCAGGAACATTACGGGCACCGTTAAACAGGCGCTCAAAGCTTACCGGAATGGAATCATGTATTCTCAAATGGATAAATAG
- a CDS encoding gliding motility protein GldL has translation MSFLHSKGFKYIKNLIIGVGASVVLTGALFKLESWDGASTMLTIGLFTEAFIFLFLGLVGPEPDYYWDKLYPGLADHDSSIAPLTDGPVGASTPGLNGEVVEQQLGGMLTELQTMSRSMSSLKALQEVDFSGTSDQIKSMNNFYSKLNEAMANLSDSLEDTKQYKEQITALNQNIGSLNNTYSALNDVYGNVISAMSNVKS, from the coding sequence ATGAGTTTTTTGCATTCAAAAGGATTCAAGTACATTAAAAACCTGATTATTGGTGTTGGTGCATCTGTTGTACTTACTGGTGCACTCTTCAAACTGGAAAGTTGGGATGGAGCAAGTACAATGTTGACCATCGGACTTTTCACGGAAGCATTTATCTTCCTATTCCTTGGGCTCGTGGGGCCTGAGCCTGATTATTACTGGGACAAATTATATCCGGGATTGGCAGATCACGATTCTTCCATTGCTCCTTTAACGGATGGACCAGTAGGAGCTTCTACTCCAGGATTGAACGGAGAAGTAGTGGAGCAGCAGCTCGGAGGTATGTTGACAGAGTTACAAACGATGTCCAGAAGCATGTCTTCTTTGAAAGCTTTACAGGAAGTTGATTTTTCCGGAACAAGTGATCAGATCAAATCAATGAACAATTTCTATTCAAAACTCAATGAAGCTATGGCTAACCTGAGTGATTCTTTGGAAGATACCAAGCAGTACAAAGAACAAATCACGGCTTTGAATCAAAATATCGGTTCATTGAACAATACCTATAGCGCATTGAATGATGTTTACGGTAACGTTATTTCCGCAATGTCAAATGTAAAGAGCTAA
- a CDS encoding glycosyltransferase family 2 protein has product MKENKKYSPDLSVIIPIYNEEQTIGELYQRLKQAAVSITANHELIFINDGSKDHSFLELLKLSRSDPSVFYINFSRNFGHQIAVTAGLDSCRGKAVVIIDGDLQDPPEVIPELYAKYKEGFEVVYAKRVEREGESLFKKATAKIFYRIMKRLTSIDIPVDTGDFRLIDRKIVDYLKQMPEQNKFLRGQIAWLGFNQTEVLFSREKRKHGKTGYSFGKMLRFALDGITSFSDKPLSLVTKLGFSISLISFLIILYATYAHFVLNRTITGWTSLIISSMFIGGVQLISIGIIGEYISRMNKNIINRPMYIVESSNVDEEM; this is encoded by the coding sequence ATGAAAGAAAACAAGAAATACAGCCCTGACCTCTCCGTCATCATCCCCATCTACAATGAAGAGCAAACCATTGGGGAACTCTACCAAAGGTTGAAGCAGGCCGCCGTTTCCATTACGGCCAACCATGAACTGATCTTCATCAATGACGGCAGCAAAGACCATTCTTTCCTGGAGTTACTGAAACTGTCCAGATCGGACCCAAGCGTGTTTTACATCAATTTCAGCCGCAATTTCGGCCACCAGATCGCTGTCACGGCCGGACTGGATTCCTGTCGGGGCAAGGCCGTAGTCATCATCGACGGCGACCTCCAGGATCCGCCGGAGGTGATTCCCGAACTTTATGCCAAATACAAGGAAGGTTTTGAAGTCGTGTATGCCAAAAGAGTGGAACGGGAAGGCGAAAGCCTGTTCAAAAAGGCCACCGCTAAAATCTTCTACCGGATCATGAAAAGGCTCACTTCAATTGATATCCCGGTAGACACAGGAGATTTTCGCCTGATCGACCGCAAGATCGTGGATTACCTCAAACAAATGCCGGAACAGAACAAATTCCTCCGGGGGCAGATCGCCTGGCTGGGTTTTAACCAAACAGAAGTATTGTTTTCAAGAGAGAAAAGGAAACACGGAAAAACGGGCTATTCTTTCGGCAAAATGCTCCGCTTCGCCCTCGACGGCATCACCAGTTTTTCAGACAAACCCCTTTCCCTGGTCACCAAACTGGGGTTTTCCATATCGCTGATCTCTTTTCTCATCATCCTTTACGCCACTTATGCCCATTTTGTATTAAACAGAACCATTACCGGATGGACTTCCCTCATCATCAGTTCTATGTTCATCGGCGGAGTCCAGCTCATTTCCATCGGCATCATAGGCGAATACATCAGCCGCATGAACAAAAATATCATCAATCGCCCCATGTATATTGTGGAAAGCTCCAATGTTGATGAGGAGATGTGA
- a CDS encoding PorP/SprF family type IX secretion system membrane protein has product MKRTFLIIAGTFFCQFLLAQQLPQYSLEMLDPFSSNPAYAGLQPSLIMTATIRSQWVGLPGQPRTQQVNAHMPLYIFSSGIGIKLENETLGAEQGIKGMLAYDYQLFLGDGILSGGLSAGVVSRSLDGSKLLTPEGTYNEPGNFTHNDDILPTTNISLTIPTVNLGFYYQTEKLEGGIAIQNINEGSSAQDGVSLKLVRHYYMSAGAHFEMNSTLSVHPSISIRTDAREIQTYLSCLVNYNGNIFGGASFRGYSVQTIDALALMGGFTLNEKLRVAYAYDLSLSKLRNASSGSHEIQITYNLDQSIGKGRLPKIIYNPRHL; this is encoded by the coding sequence ATGAAGCGCACCTTTCTGATAATCGCCGGCACTTTTTTTTGCCAGTTTTTGCTCGCACAACAATTGCCTCAGTACAGCCTGGAAATGCTGGATCCCTTTAGCTCAAACCCTGCCTATGCCGGATTGCAACCCTCGCTCATCATGACCGCGACCATAAGGAGTCAATGGGTAGGTTTGCCCGGACAGCCCCGTACCCAACAGGTTAATGCCCATATGCCTTTGTATATTTTCAGTAGCGGGATAGGCATTAAGCTGGAAAATGAGACCCTCGGAGCAGAGCAGGGGATCAAGGGAATGCTGGCCTACGATTATCAATTATTCCTGGGGGATGGAATTTTGTCGGGAGGCCTTTCTGCCGGCGTCGTTTCCCGCTCGCTGGATGGCAGCAAACTGCTGACCCCGGAAGGTACTTATAATGAACCCGGCAATTTTACCCACAATGATGACATTCTTCCCACCACTAACATAAGTCTTACCATACCCACCGTCAACCTGGGCTTTTATTACCAAACTGAAAAACTGGAAGGCGGGATTGCTATCCAGAATATAAACGAAGGCAGTAGTGCACAGGATGGGGTCAGCCTAAAGCTCGTCAGGCATTATTATATGAGTGCTGGGGCGCATTTTGAGATGAACAGTACGTTGAGCGTTCACCCATCTATTTCAATCAGGACAGATGCCAGGGAGATACAGACCTACCTTTCCTGCCTGGTTAATTATAACGGCAATATTTTTGGAGGGGCATCGTTTAGAGGATACAGTGTTCAAACAATTGATGCTTTAGCGCTCATGGGCGGGTTTACCTTAAATGAGAAACTCCGGGTGGCCTATGCGTACGATCTGAGTTTGTCAAAACTCAGGAATGCCAGCAGCGGCTCTCATGAGATACAAATTACGTATAATCTTGACCAAAGTATTGGTAAAGGAAGACTTCCAAAGATCATTTACAATCCCCGGCATTTGTGA
- a CDS encoding SUMF1/EgtB/PvdO family nonheme iron enzyme, with product MKKLLKASLLLLVILVAVSCGRRETGELVGVMDRPSWKGINPYGMVYIPSGTLHIGASDQDISNTYVQRQKSISIQGFYMDETEITNNEYRQFVYWVKDSIAHSYLDHYYENDQGDQFIDWEYEIDWQDETLEDLYYQGDDRFAGKRELDVSKLVYEYEWFDWKAAANDKGKSPRNSFINRKKVNVYPDTLVWVRDFSYSYNEPMSRNYFWHPAFDDYPVVGVDWKMATGFAYWRTKLWNAYQNDRGEGINSEDFRLPTEHEWEYAARGGHDLAPYPWGGYYTRNAKGCLLANFKPGRGNYPEDGGQYTVRADAYDPNGYGLFNMAGNVAEWTSSAYEANAYSFIHDLNPDVRYDAQDDDPEAFKRKVIRGGSWKDIAYYIQTGTRHWEYQDTTKSYIGFRCALTFLGRSINDF from the coding sequence ATGAAAAAATTATTAAAAGCATCTCTTTTGCTACTCGTTATTTTGGTGGCTGTATCCTGTGGAAGACGTGAGACCGGAGAATTGGTCGGCGTCATGGATCGTCCATCCTGGAAAGGAATCAATCCCTATGGCATGGTTTACATTCCATCCGGAACACTCCATATTGGAGCCAGTGACCAGGATATCAGTAACACTTACGTTCAAAGACAGAAATCCATCTCTATTCAGGGTTTTTACATGGATGAAACTGAAATTACCAATAACGAATACAGACAATTTGTTTATTGGGTCAAAGATTCCATCGCACACTCTTACCTCGACCACTACTATGAAAATGATCAGGGTGATCAGTTCATTGACTGGGAATACGAAATCGACTGGCAAGATGAAACCCTTGAGGATCTTTACTACCAGGGAGATGACCGTTTTGCAGGAAAAAGAGAACTTGATGTCAGCAAACTCGTTTACGAATACGAATGGTTTGACTGGAAAGCTGCTGCTAATGATAAAGGCAAATCTCCAAGAAATTCTTTTATAAACAGAAAGAAAGTAAATGTTTACCCGGATACATTGGTATGGGTTCGTGACTTCTCTTATTCATACAATGAGCCAATGTCCCGTAACTATTTCTGGCATCCGGCTTTCGATGATTACCCTGTAGTGGGCGTAGATTGGAAAATGGCAACCGGTTTTGCTTACTGGAGAACCAAACTGTGGAATGCTTACCAAAATGACAGAGGTGAAGGAATCAATTCTGAAGACTTCAGACTTCCTACCGAGCACGAATGGGAATATGCTGCAAGGGGCGGGCACGATTTAGCTCCTTACCCATGGGGTGGATATTATACACGTAATGCCAAAGGTTGTTTGCTTGCAAACTTCAAGCCTGGTAGGGGTAATTACCCTGAAGATGGCGGACAATATACAGTAAGAGCGGATGCCTACGATCCTAACGGTTACGGTTTGTTTAATATGGCCGGAAACGTAGCAGAGTGGACCAGCTCAGCTTATGAAGCCAATGCTTATTCTTTCATTCATGACCTGAACCCTGATGTTCGTTATGATGCACAGGACGACGATCCTGAAGCATTCAAGCGTAAAGTGATCAGAGGAGGTTCATGGAAAGATATTGCCTATTATATCCAGACTGGTACCCGTCACTGGGAATATCAGGATACTACAAAATCTTACATCGGATTCCGTTGTGCCCTTACCTTCCTGGGCCGCTCAATCAACGATTTCTAG
- a CDS encoding urocanate hydratase: MTSFQQQIKQGIPSELPEAKPYDHHVSHAPRRVIEGVLTTKEKKLAIKNALRYFDPKHHEVLAKEFAEELNTYGRIYMYRFLPDYEMYARPIGDYPARCQQAAAIMLMIQNNLDHKVAKHPHELITYGGNGAVFQNWAQYLLTMKYLSEMTETQTLVLYSGHPMGLFPSHKDAPRVVVTNGMMIPNYSKKEDWNKYNALGVTSYGQMTAGSFMYIGPQGIVHGTTITLLNAGRLKKMGADGLRGKLFITSGLGGMSGAQSKAAIIAGAVGVIAEVDPDAVQQRVTDGYIRAEDVFTDLDALLARIEECRNNKEAVALVYEGNIVALWEKCVEENIFVELGSDQTSLHNIDDLGYCPVGYSFAEAEELLSTDKPAFMKAVKETLHRHVNAINKLTEKGMYFWDYGNAFLKQAGDAGADIWKNEAEGKYKYPSYVEDIMGPMCFDFGFGPFRWVCMSGLKEDLELTDKIAGKVIEEMITEAPEEIQSQLHDNLNWINAAMENLPIVGSKSRILYADAEGRIKIAKAFNDAISRGELKGGVVLGRDHHDVSGTDSPFRETANIYDGSMFTADMAIHNVIGDSFRGATWVSIHNGGGVGWGEVINGGFGMLLDGSEDAERRLQSMLFWDVNNGIARRSWARNEGAIFSAKRAMETTPELKITIPNIADDEVIDRLIEE; the protein is encoded by the coding sequence ATGACATCTTTCCAGCAACAAATAAAACAAGGCATTCCCTCCGAATTACCAGAAGCAAAACCTTATGACCACCATGTCAGCCATGCCCCAAGAAGGGTGATTGAAGGAGTCTTAACCACCAAAGAAAAAAAACTGGCCATCAAAAATGCCCTGCGCTATTTCGATCCGAAACACCATGAGGTGCTGGCCAAAGAGTTTGCGGAGGAACTCAATACTTATGGCCGCATTTACATGTACCGTTTCCTCCCCGACTACGAAATGTATGCCCGTCCGATTGGCGATTACCCGGCTCGCTGTCAACAGGCCGCCGCCATCATGCTCATGATCCAAAACAACCTCGATCATAAAGTGGCCAAACACCCACACGAACTCATCACTTACGGCGGGAACGGAGCCGTTTTCCAAAACTGGGCACAGTATCTGCTCACCATGAAATACCTTTCGGAAATGACGGAGACACAAACCCTGGTGTTGTATTCCGGCCACCCGATGGGATTGTTCCCTTCTCATAAAGATGCGCCCCGCGTGGTCGTCACCAATGGCATGATGATCCCCAATTATTCCAAAAAAGAAGACTGGAATAAATACAATGCGCTGGGCGTCACCTCCTATGGACAAATGACCGCCGGTTCTTTCATGTATATCGGCCCACAGGGCATCGTGCACGGAACGACCATTACCCTGCTCAACGCAGGGCGACTCAAAAAAATGGGTGCCGACGGGTTGCGCGGCAAACTTTTCATCACCTCCGGCCTCGGTGGCATGTCGGGCGCCCAATCCAAGGCGGCCATCATTGCCGGCGCCGTGGGCGTCATTGCAGAAGTGGATCCCGATGCAGTGCAACAGCGGGTAACCGACGGGTATATTCGGGCAGAAGATGTTTTTACTGACCTGGATGCCCTGCTGGCCAGAATCGAGGAATGCCGGAACAATAAGGAAGCGGTGGCCCTGGTTTACGAAGGCAATATTGTTGCCCTCTGGGAAAAATGTGTGGAAGAGAATATTTTTGTGGAACTGGGTTCCGACCAGACTTCCCTCCACAACATTGACGACCTGGGCTACTGCCCCGTAGGCTATTCTTTTGCAGAAGCGGAAGAATTGTTGTCAACCGACAAACCCGCCTTTATGAAAGCGGTGAAAGAAACCCTGCACCGCCACGTCAACGCCATCAATAAACTGACCGAAAAAGGGATGTACTTCTGGGATTACGGCAATGCTTTTCTCAAGCAAGCCGGGGATGCGGGGGCTGATATCTGGAAAAATGAAGCCGAGGGCAAATACAAATACCCTTCCTACGTGGAAGACATCATGGGGCCCATGTGTTTTGACTTTGGCTTCGGGCCATTCCGTTGGGTGTGTATGTCAGGACTGAAAGAAGACCTGGAACTGACGGATAAAATCGCCGGAAAAGTCATCGAGGAGATGATCACCGAAGCCCCGGAAGAAATTCAAAGCCAGCTGCACGACAACCTCAACTGGATCAATGCCGCTATGGAAAACCTTCCTATCGTGGGCTCCAAATCCAGGATCCTTTATGCCGATGCCGAAGGCCGCATCAAAATTGCCAAAGCCTTCAACGATGCCATTTCGCGGGGGGAACTCAAGGGAGGCGTAGTCCTCGGCCGCGACCACCACGATGTTTCAGGAACGGATTCCCCTTTCCGGGAAACGGCCAATATTTATGACGGTTCTATGTTCACGGCAGATATGGCCATCCACAACGTCATCGGTGATTCCTTCCGCGGGGCGACCTGGGTTTCTATCCATAATGGCGGTGGCGTAGGTTGGGGAGAAGTCATCAATGGCGGGTTCGGCATGTTGCTGGACGGCAGCGAAGATGCGGAAAGGAGATTGCAGTCCATGCTGTTCTGGGATGTGAACAACGGCATCGCCCGACGCAGCTGGGCCAGGAACGAAGGAGCGATTTTCTCGGCTAAACGGGCCATGGAAACAACGCCTGAGTTGAAAATTACTATTCCGAATATTGCGGATGATGAGGTGATTGACAGGTTGATTGAGGAGTGA
- a CDS encoding N-acetylmuramoyl-L-alanine amidase — protein sequence MFKKIIDAIKLLFSSIFGGGKKTPTKIETEALTNAPQDAAEIKPDTIVMVSNEMESVIIPPDDKGPEFDADLFEEVTDPIVEIVPEPVPAVPDPEPEPEPDPVPVTDSEPTPATTHTPRYLWCLDNGHGSKTPGKRSPVFDDGETQFFEYEFNRNIVARIIKQLEVIGVKYFNVVPEVDTDNFLEGRVNRANNKKSDLPKIFLSVHSNAAPAASSTSWAADNISGIETWFFHNSKKGQKIASIFQKHLLEKTGFQNRHIKSKPDKQFYVLRKTKMVSVLTENGFYNNKKEAAKLITDEVRQKIADAHVAAILEIEENGI from the coding sequence ATGTTTAAAAAAATTATTGACGCCATAAAGCTGCTTTTCAGTTCCATTTTCGGTGGAGGGAAAAAAACGCCCACCAAAATTGAAACGGAAGCACTCACCAATGCACCTCAGGATGCCGCAGAAATCAAACCGGATACGATTGTCATGGTCTCCAATGAAATGGAATCAGTCATCATTCCTCCGGATGATAAAGGACCTGAATTCGATGCAGATCTTTTTGAAGAGGTTACCGACCCCATTGTAGAAATTGTTCCGGAACCGGTACCTGCAGTGCCTGACCCGGAACCAGAACCAGAACCAGATCCGGTACCTGTTACAGATTCGGAACCTACACCGGCTACTACCCATACTCCCAGGTACCTTTGGTGTCTCGACAATGGCCATGGAAGTAAAACCCCGGGGAAACGATCTCCTGTTTTTGATGACGGGGAGACCCAGTTTTTTGAATACGAATTCAATCGGAATATCGTTGCCCGTATCATTAAACAACTGGAAGTGATCGGAGTAAAATATTTCAACGTGGTGCCCGAAGTGGATACGGATAACTTTCTTGAGGGACGTGTCAACCGCGCCAATAATAAAAAATCAGACCTTCCAAAAATTTTCCTGTCTGTGCATTCCAATGCGGCCCCTGCAGCCAGCAGCACTTCATGGGCGGCAGACAACATCAGCGGTATTGAAACCTGGTTTTTCCACAATAGTAAAAAAGGACAAAAAATCGCGAGTATTTTTCAAAAGCACCTCCTTGAAAAAACGGGATTTCAAAACAGGCATATAAAATCCAAGCCAGACAAACAGTTTTACGTGTTGCGAAAAACCAAAATGGTCTCTGTGCTGACGGAGAACGGCTTCTACAACAATAAAAAAGAAGCCGCTAAACTGATAACAGATGAAGTGCGCCAGAAAATTGCAGACGCTCATGTGGCGGCTATTCTCGAGATTGAAGAAAATGGAATTTAA